A segment of the Aureliella helgolandensis genome:
CAGGCTATCCAAAAGGGACAGCGCGTCTGCCTGCCGAAAATTCTTCAGCATCCCAAAACCGCTCAAACGGTGAAGATTGAGCTTCTGGACTTTGGCGTTCTGGGATCCGCATAAATACTGCGCTAACAGATGTTTCCCCAACCGGCCATGGATGCGTTCCACCGCTCCGACCACTTGCCCCAAAAAGATCGCTTTGGCCGAATCGGGAATCAGTGAAGCTGAGGAAGCCTGCGTGCTACCCTCCCCAGCGGCTGGGGACTCAGCGGCTGCCAAGGCGGCATCTCCAGACGACATTTTGGCAGTCGGCGACTCCTCTTCGTCCGGCTCCCAATCGACCTTGGGCCAGCCTGGCGAGCGTCCGCAGCGATCGCATCGCTCGCAATTCTCAGCGGTATCATCGCCAAAGTACTTGAGGATATTTGTTTGACGACAGAGAGGTGTTTGCGCGTAACTGACGACTTGGTTCAAGCGATCGTACTCGGCCTCCTTGCGTTTATTCAGATTCTCAAAGTCGATACCTAGATCGTTGAAGGCTACGTCTCGGCGTTTGAAATGCACCGCGCGACCTCGAAATGGTGGCACGTAGTCAATTGCATCGAGTTTGCCCAACCCACGCAGTGCGCGATTTAAGGCATCGCGCTCCAATTCCGACTCCTGCAGCAACCAACGGGGGTGGATGTGCACCGGTTCGCTGCGTCGGTCCCCGACAGCTCGCTCAAGCAACCGCAAAACTTTGCGTTGCACCTTAGCCTCCCGCGGCAACAGGTCGACAAGCGAGGGAAGGTCACTATCGATCTGCACAATGGCCAAACCACTTCCCATCTCAAGTCGTTCCAGCACTTGAGTGCGGCCGAGAATTTGCAACGCGCTGCCAATGGCTTCCGGAGAAATGCTTAGCCCCAATGCATCGCGAATCTCCTCGAGGGTCATTTCGATCGGATCTTCCTCACGCGTCAACAGGAAGTCGTAGGTCTTCTCAATCACCTCTCGTGAGGGATAGTTATTGTCGATGAAGAACTCTTGGATGTAGCGATCCTGAAAGGAATAGAGCATCACACATTGCGATTTCCGGCCATCTCGCCCTGCCCTGCCCGCCTCCTGATAGTAGGCCTCCAATGAGCCTGGCATGTTGTAATGCACCACGAACCTTAAGTCGGATTTATCAATCCCCATCCCAAAGGCGTTGGTGGCTACGATAATACGGAGCTTGCCCTCCATGAAACGCTCTTGGATCGCGCGGCGCTGATCGGGCATCAAACCAGCATGGTAGGCGCCAACGGATATCTTGAGCTTCTGATTGATCATCTCGACCAAGGCGTCGCAGCGTTTGCGGGTAGCCGAGTAGATGATCCCCGAGCCCTTAACCGTCTGCAGGAAATTCTCGAGCTCCGACTCCTTCTCCCGATCACTCGGACAAGTCGCCACGCCGAAATGCAAATTGGGGCGTGCAAAGCCACTCATGAATTGCTTCGGACGCTTTAGCCCCAAAACTTGGACAATGTCCTCGCGGACTCGCGGTGTAGCGGTGGCGGTCAACGCCACGGTCTGCACTCCCCCCAACCACTCACGGAACTTGCCAATGCGCGTGTAATCGGGGCGAAAGTCATGGCCCCACTGACTGATGCAATGCGCTTCGTCGATGGCGAGCAACTGAATTGGAGTGGCTCGAATCGTCTCCATGAATTTCGTGTTCCGCAGTCGCTCAGGCGCCACATACACGAGCTGGTATTTGCCAGCAGCCACATCTTGCAGTCGCGTCTGTTGTTCGTTGGCGGTCAGTGTGCTGTTGATCAAGGCAGCCGGGATCCCCAATTGCCCCATCCGATCCACCTGATCCTTCATCAGCGCGATCAGCGGGGAAACGACAATGGTCAGGCCTGGTCGCACAATACTCGGCAATTGATAACACAGACTCTTCCCACCCCCAGTCGGCATGACGCACATGCAATCATCGCCACGTACGATCGATTCAATCACCTCACGCTGACCTGGCCGAAAGCTGGCCAGTCCAAAGCGATTTAAGGCTTGATCGTAGTTGATACCATTGGAATTCATGGAGTTGCCAGCTCTAGAGTGTGTTGGGCCCTACCCTTCTGCTATGTCCCGACTGATTCTAACATTTATCAGGTATCTTGACTCCCCACTCCACTTTCGCCTGTTCAGAAACACTCATTCATCATGCCCCGCACCGTTCAAATCGCACTCTTGCCCAGCCTGATCTCGCCAGCGTTCCTCGATTCCATCGACCTGGCAATCGTGATCGATACGTTGCGTTTCACGACCACCGCCTGCCAAGCCCTGGCAGCGGGCGCGACAGAGATCTGGACGGTTAGCGAAGTCGAGGAAGCGCGGCGTGCAGCTCAAGCGGAGCATGCCAAAGGTCGCCCAACCCTACTGTGTGGCGAACGAGAGTGCCGCCCCATCGCCGGTTTTGATTTGGGCAATAGCCCCGCCGAATATCTACCCGACGTGATTGCCGGAAAGCAATTGATCTTCAGCACCACGAATGGAACGCGGGCCGTAAACGCGGTTCGCTCCGTGAACAGGATCGCTCTAGCTGCGATGGTCAATCGCCAAGCAATCAGCAACTATGCCTCGCACTCCTCCAATCAACACATCGGTATCGTGTGCGCCGGGACCGATGGAGCCGTTGCAATGGAAGACGTGTTGACTGCCGGTGCTCTAGCAGAACGCCTGACCGAATCAGTAGCCGCTTGCCACCTTCACGGTGATTCTGCCCACCTGGCTCTGGCTGCTTGGCGCGATGTCTGCGGTCCGCAATCCGCGCAAGTGTCGAAGCGAATCGAGCATCGCTTTGCGGCCTGTGCTGGCGGGAACAATCTGGTCAAAGCGGGCTATGAACAGGATTTGCACTTCGCTGCCCAACTCGACACACTCCAAGCCGTCCCAGTCGCTCACCCCCAATGCACTCCTGAGCCTGCCGACAGTCGATGCAATGCCCTGATCTTCAGCACTACGAAGATCGCTTGAAGTTCCTTCGTGATGAACTGGGTAAGCTCCCGGCCGCTGAGCCCGATTGATGATGATGGTAGCTACCAGTTGTGCGCTCCGATCCGGGGCAAGCCCGGGGGAAGCGGGGATGAAGCAAGGTGGGAGCGGAAACCGCCTTCAATAGGCGTCTCTGGGTGTGACAAGCAAGTCTATGAGCCAAGCAAT
Coding sequences within it:
- a CDS encoding 2-phosphosulfolactate phosphatase, with the protein product MPRTVQIALLPSLISPAFLDSIDLAIVIDTLRFTTTACQALAAGATEIWTVSEVEEARRAAQAEHAKGRPTLLCGERECRPIAGFDLGNSPAEYLPDVIAGKQLIFSTTNGTRAVNAVRSVNRIALAAMVNRQAISNYASHSSNQHIGIVCAGTDGAVAMEDVLTAGALAERLTESVAACHLHGDSAHLALAAWRDVCGPQSAQVSKRIEHRFAACAGGNNLVKAGYEQDLHFAAQLDTLQAVPVAHPQCTPEPADSRCNALIFSTTKIA
- a CDS encoding RecQ family ATP-dependent DNA helicase, producing the protein MNSNGINYDQALNRFGLASFRPGQREVIESIVRGDDCMCVMPTGGGKSLCYQLPSIVRPGLTIVVSPLIALMKDQVDRMGQLGIPAALINSTLTANEQQTRLQDVAAGKYQLVYVAPERLRNTKFMETIRATPIQLLAIDEAHCISQWGHDFRPDYTRIGKFREWLGGVQTVALTATATPRVREDIVQVLGLKRPKQFMSGFARPNLHFGVATCPSDREKESELENFLQTVKGSGIIYSATRKRCDALVEMINQKLKISVGAYHAGLMPDQRRAIQERFMEGKLRIIVATNAFGMGIDKSDLRFVVHYNMPGSLEAYYQEAGRAGRDGRKSQCVMLYSFQDRYIQEFFIDNNYPSREVIEKTYDFLLTREEDPIEMTLEEIRDALGLSISPEAIGSALQILGRTQVLERLEMGSGLAIVQIDSDLPSLVDLLPREAKVQRKVLRLLERAVGDRRSEPVHIHPRWLLQESELERDALNRALRGLGKLDAIDYVPPFRGRAVHFKRRDVAFNDLGIDFENLNKRKEAEYDRLNQVVSYAQTPLCRQTNILKYFGDDTAENCERCDRCGRSPGWPKVDWEPDEEESPTAKMSSGDAALAAAESPAAGEGSTQASSASLIPDSAKAIFLGQVVGAVERIHGRLGKHLLAQYLCGSQNAKVQKLNLHRLSGFGMLKNFRQADALSLLDSLIAAGLLKQQEVNRNRPTICVAPELSQPEQRRQLLLATSIPDGLHKKVLSLLPRDLGPKAGVVPAASAVPQAGESTARDASPPASAADLGPASTAGAGSGSQSNSNSSRPSAVAMGESLFPEMRLGAKSVELPPAGQSGSKSSDLQRSDLAGGLAKPGGLSGVAVGGSAQLPEDSHESGTEIAPAWYWTVRLFSLGFDWQAVLATRRMTDTEVSASLIEALKAGQRLERHWLSGTGEDLRTTGQQRVVREIQRREAAGIR